One genomic segment of Hymenobacter psoromatis includes these proteins:
- a CDS encoding RNA polymerase sigma factor encodes MSSPTLRAYTSWSDEALLTALLADDRAAFAEIYERHWYRVFALAYRKLKVRETAEELVQDLFATLWQKRREQGIEQLEHYLLSAINRRVISYLRGSKVRMAYADYCRWTQTAATQETEYALAAADLSEAFDKALLRLPAQSREVFRLSRLEHFSVREISLQLNLSAKAVEYHLTKSMRLLRGHLRDFVVLALVFLVTQ; translated from the coding sequence GTGAGTTCGCCAACGTTACGTGCGTACACTTCCTGGTCCGACGAGGCGCTGCTAACGGCGCTACTCGCCGACGACCGCGCGGCCTTCGCTGAAATTTATGAGCGGCACTGGTACCGCGTGTTTGCCCTAGCCTACCGCAAGCTCAAAGTCAGGGAAACGGCCGAAGAGCTGGTGCAGGACCTGTTTGCCACGCTGTGGCAAAAGCGCCGGGAGCAGGGCATTGAGCAACTGGAACACTACTTGCTTTCCGCCATCAATAGGCGCGTTATCAGCTACTTGCGAGGCAGTAAAGTGCGCATGGCCTACGCCGACTACTGCCGCTGGACGCAAACCGCAGCCACCCAGGAAACCGAGTACGCCCTGGCCGCCGCTGACTTGTCCGAAGCTTTCGACAAGGCACTGCTACGTCTGCCCGCCCAGTCGCGCGAAGTATTTCGGCTGAGCCGGCTGGAACATTTTTCAGTACGCGAAATTTCCTTGCAGCTCAACCTGTCGGCCAAAGCCGTGGAGTATCACCTCACCAAATCGATGCGGCTGCTGCGCGGCCACTTGCGCGATTTTGTGGTGCTAGCCCTCGTTTTTTTGGTGACGCAGTAG
- a CDS encoding gluconate 2-dehydrogenase subunit 3 family protein, whose translation MMNRRDALARVALLMGGTVIGADYFLTSCSAPTSKEAGDAATKVAFTPAQVGLLNEVGETILPATATPGAKAANVGGFMEVMVRDCYKPEDQKVFLTGLTQLDQDCQKMQGKAFLACDVVQRRAFLTALDTQQKEFTKNQRKDDPAHYFRMMKELTLLGFFTSEPGATKALRYLPVPGRYDGNVPYKKGDRAWATT comes from the coding sequence ATGATGAACCGCCGTGATGCCCTGGCCCGCGTGGCCCTCCTGATGGGTGGCACCGTTATCGGAGCCGATTATTTCCTGACCAGCTGCTCTGCGCCCACCAGCAAGGAGGCGGGAGACGCCGCCACCAAGGTAGCCTTCACCCCCGCCCAGGTGGGCCTGCTCAATGAGGTGGGGGAAACCATTTTGCCCGCCACCGCCACGCCGGGGGCTAAGGCTGCCAACGTGGGTGGCTTTATGGAAGTAATGGTGCGCGACTGCTACAAGCCGGAAGACCAGAAGGTCTTCCTCACCGGCCTCACCCAGCTCGACCAGGACTGCCAGAAAATGCAGGGTAAAGCCTTCCTGGCCTGCGATGTCGTGCAGCGCCGGGCCTTCCTCACGGCCCTGGACACGCAGCAGAAGGAATTCACTAAAAACCAGCGCAAGGACGACCCCGCCCACTATTTCCGCATGATGAAGGAGCTGACGCTGCTCGGCTTCTTCACCTCCGAGCCGGGCGCTACTAAGGCCCTGCGCTACCTGCCCGTGCCCGGCCGCTACGACGGCAACGTGCCGTATAAGAAAGGCGACCGCGCCTGGGCCACTACTTAA
- a CDS encoding GMC oxidoreductase, with protein MDKNTYDAIVIGSGISGGWAAKELTEKGLKTIMLERGRNVEHIKDYVNANKAPWEFPHRGGKTQQMIADYPVLSRDYTLNETNLDFWVNEKQSPYVEKKPFDWFRGYQVGGRSLMWGRQSYRLSDYDFEANAKDGIAVDWPIRYKDLAPWYSHAEKFAGISGNRDGLAQLPDGDYMPAMEMNVVEKDVAARIKKNYEHRRMIIGRTANITQNHHDRISCQYRNKCWLGCPFGAYFSTQSATLPAAVATGNLTLRPFSIVTKILYDKDTKRAKGVEVLDAETNQTVEYYAKVIFLNASTLNSAWVLMNSATDVWPEGLGSSSGELGHNLMDHHFRAGAHGTMPGYEDKYVFGRRANGIYVPRYRNLFGDKRDYIRGFGYQGSAGREGWSREIPEMGMGGDFKDALSEPGQWTMGMTGFGETLPYHDNRTYLDKTKKDKWGLPVLAIDATIRDNEQKMRIDMMNDAQEMLEKAGLKDVKPYNNGYTLGGGIHEMGTARMGRDPKTSVLNAHNQVWDAPNVYVTDGSAMVSTACQNPSLTYMALTARAVDHAVGELKKQNL; from the coding sequence ATGGATAAAAATACGTATGATGCCATTGTCATTGGCTCGGGCATCTCGGGCGGCTGGGCCGCAAAAGAACTGACGGAGAAGGGCTTAAAAACCATTATGCTGGAGCGGGGCCGCAACGTCGAGCACATCAAGGACTACGTGAATGCCAACAAAGCTCCCTGGGAGTTTCCGCACCGCGGCGGCAAAACCCAGCAGATGATTGCCGACTACCCCGTGCTGAGCCGCGACTACACGCTCAACGAAACCAACCTCGATTTCTGGGTCAACGAAAAGCAGAGTCCCTACGTGGAGAAGAAGCCCTTCGACTGGTTTCGGGGCTACCAGGTGGGCGGGCGCTCGCTGATGTGGGGCCGGCAGAGCTACCGCCTCAGCGACTACGACTTCGAGGCCAACGCCAAGGATGGCATCGCCGTAGACTGGCCCATTCGCTACAAAGACCTCGCGCCTTGGTACAGCCACGCCGAAAAATTTGCGGGCATCAGCGGCAACCGCGACGGCCTGGCGCAACTGCCCGACGGCGACTACATGCCCGCGATGGAGATGAACGTGGTGGAAAAAGACGTAGCCGCCCGCATCAAAAAGAATTACGAGCACCGGCGCATGATTATCGGCCGCACGGCCAACATCACTCAGAACCACCACGACCGCATCAGCTGCCAGTACCGCAACAAGTGCTGGCTGGGCTGCCCATTCGGGGCGTATTTCAGCACGCAGTCGGCCACGCTGCCCGCCGCCGTGGCCACCGGCAATCTCACGCTGCGGCCGTTTTCCATCGTCACCAAAATCCTCTACGACAAGGATACCAAGCGGGCCAAGGGGGTAGAGGTGCTCGATGCCGAAACCAACCAGACGGTGGAGTACTACGCCAAGGTTATCTTCCTCAACGCCTCGACCCTGAACTCGGCCTGGGTGCTGATGAACTCGGCCACCGACGTGTGGCCCGAGGGCCTGGGCAGCAGCAGCGGCGAGCTGGGCCACAACCTGATGGACCACCACTTCCGGGCCGGCGCGCACGGTACCATGCCCGGCTACGAAGACAAGTACGTGTTCGGCCGCCGCGCCAACGGCATTTACGTGCCGCGCTACCGCAACCTGTTTGGCGATAAGCGCGACTACATCCGCGGCTTTGGCTACCAGGGCAGCGCCGGCCGCGAAGGCTGGAGCCGCGAAATTCCGGAGATGGGCATGGGCGGCGATTTCAAGGATGCGCTCAGCGAGCCCGGCCAGTGGACGATGGGCATGACGGGCTTTGGCGAAACCCTACCCTACCATGACAACCGCACCTACCTCGACAAAACCAAGAAGGACAAGTGGGGCCTGCCCGTGCTGGCGATAGATGCCACCATCCGCGATAACGAGCAGAAAATGCGCATCGACATGATGAACGATGCGCAGGAAATGCTCGAAAAAGCGGGGTTGAAGGACGTGAAGCCCTACAACAACGGCTACACCCTGGGCGGCGGCATCCACGAGATGGGCACCGCCCGCATGGGTAGGGACCCCAAAACATCGGTTCTGAACGCCCACAACCAGGTCTGGGACGCCCCCAACGTATACGTGACCGACGGCTCCGCGATGGTTTCAACCGCCTGCCAGAACCCCTCGCTCACCTACATGGCCCTCACGGCCCGCGCCGTGGACCACGCCGTGGGCGAGCTGAAAAAGCAAAACCTTTAA
- a CDS encoding nucleoside permease produces MTPIVRFKLSLMMFLEFFIWGAWFVTLGTYLLQNLRTSGLEVGAAVLTQSIGAIIAPFIIGLIADRFFSAQKILGVLHLIGALLLWRAAGATDFGSFYPSILLYMIVYMPTLALVNSISFRQMKNPQKEFASVRVLGTLGWIVAGLTIGWLNWEQRGALGLTFQMAAGASAILGIFSFTLPPTPPVKREGPVALSDLLGLGAIGLLKNRSYLIFFLASIAICVPLSFYYGFTNPFLNEVGMKGAAGVQTLGQVSEVLFMLLIPVFFVRLGVKKMLAIGMLAWVVRYLFFAYGNGDTAYWMLIVGIVLHGICYDFFFVTGQIYTDNLAGEQSKSAAQGFITLATYGVGMLIGSLLSGRIVDAYKLTGDAHNWHAIWLIPAAIAAVVLAAFLLFFKDQRMSEPVEEMSYLETKARLEV; encoded by the coding sequence ATGACCCCAATCGTCCGCTTTAAGCTGTCCCTGATGATGTTCCTGGAGTTTTTCATCTGGGGCGCGTGGTTTGTGACGCTGGGCACCTACCTGCTGCAAAACCTGCGTACCAGCGGCCTCGAAGTGGGAGCGGCTGTTCTCACGCAGTCCATCGGGGCCATTATCGCGCCGTTCATCATCGGGCTGATTGCCGACCGCTTTTTTTCGGCCCAGAAAATCCTGGGCGTGCTGCACCTCATCGGGGCGCTGCTGTTGTGGCGGGCCGCCGGGGCCACCGATTTCGGCAGCTTCTACCCCAGCATTTTGCTGTACATGATAGTGTACATGCCCACGCTGGCGCTGGTCAACTCCATCTCGTTCAGGCAGATGAAAAATCCGCAGAAGGAATTTGCTTCGGTGCGGGTGCTGGGCACGCTGGGCTGGATTGTGGCCGGCCTCACCATCGGCTGGCTCAACTGGGAGCAGCGCGGGGCGCTAGGCCTTACCTTCCAGATGGCCGCCGGCGCGTCGGCCATACTAGGTATCTTCAGTTTCACGCTGCCGCCTACCCCCCCCGTGAAGCGCGAAGGCCCCGTGGCCCTCAGCGACCTACTGGGCCTTGGGGCTATCGGCCTGCTCAAAAACCGCTCGTACCTGATTTTTTTCCTGGCTTCGATTGCCATCTGCGTGCCGCTGTCATTCTACTATGGCTTCACTAATCCCTTCCTCAACGAGGTGGGTATGAAAGGCGCGGCCGGCGTGCAGACGCTGGGTCAGGTATCGGAGGTGCTGTTTATGCTGCTGATTCCGGTGTTTTTCGTGCGGCTGGGCGTTAAGAAAATGCTGGCTATCGGGATGCTGGCCTGGGTGGTGCGCTACCTGTTCTTCGCCTACGGCAATGGCGACACGGCCTACTGGATGCTCATCGTGGGCATTGTGCTGCACGGCATCTGCTACGATTTCTTCTTCGTAACGGGCCAGATTTACACCGATAACCTGGCCGGTGAGCAGTCGAAGAGCGCCGCCCAGGGCTTTATCACCCTGGCTACTTATGGGGTGGGCATGCTGATTGGCTCGCTGCTCTCGGGTCGCATTGTGGATGCCTATAAGCTGACCGGCGACGCGCATAACTGGCACGCCATCTGGCTCATTCCGGCGGCCATCGCGGCGGTAGTGCTGGCGGCCTTCCTGCTCTTTTTTAAGGACCAGCGCATGAGCGAGCCGGTGGAGGAGATGAGCTATTTGGAAACGAAGGCGCGGTTGGAAGTTTGA